In the Hordeum vulgare subsp. vulgare chromosome 7H, MorexV3_pseudomolecules_assembly, whole genome shotgun sequence genome, one interval contains:
- the LOC123410128 gene encoding disease resistance protein RGA5-like, producing MAEVLVSASTGAMGSLLRKLGAMLTDEYKLLKNVRGDIKFLKDELEVMCAFLLKMSDVEEPDEPTKLRVTAVREMSYKIEDNIDKFMVLVEHESSGSEAHGLTKLMDKCKNLLPDIKTRRKIAKEVKDIKKEIKDVSDRFLRYKIDESSTSVPAKEKVDPRLRAVYKDVTELVGIDGPKDELVKWLSEKEGQSLQFVSIVGYGGLGKTTLANQIRVNLEATFDCGAFVSISRKPDMKAILRSILSQITKKDDAYSNLDDARLIMDKIRELLQDTRYFIIIDDIWELGTWETLKCAFVKNTLGSRIIITTRIVDVAKSCSPSSEDLVYEMKPLCEADSKKLFFKRIFGCEESCPDILKEAANEILKKCRGLPLAINAISSLLATTRETKEEWDRVRHSIRSSKAKSDIIETMNYILSLSYFDLPHHLRSCLLYLALFPEDEIIERRRLVRRWISEGFIHGESGQDLMELGEEYFHQLVNRSLIQPDNIGYDGKARYCRVHDTILDFLIEKSSEENMCTVLKKQCKPNGVVRRLSLKGNEDEEIVEQLDLSHARSISAFGDIKLLPSLGRSKCLRVLDLQSCDQLKNRHIKGIERLYQLRYLDISGTGITELPRQIGELLYLETLVTSYALRELPESTTRLQRLARLFVRPGCKLPDGLGNLINLQELGCVDALQSKHVEELGKLTNLKKLSIKLNTDEIEGDKLEQSKEKLVSSLCKLDECGLHSLRIDYVLREKDRQEPFLPALGCIQEVCVYGKDMSRITRWIASLPNLHVLYFNHPKIEQQDIEMIGLIPNLMELSLSFREDTGRLIIRREGFQQLQRFEVYNAHMGVLMFEPGAMQRLKEFKLYGFKQLKSAAVDFDFGIQRLSSLARLIVGIDCTGCTEAEVKAADDAFKRMAEANPNRPILEMTRLGPQHMLLLTSLYFCLGEQ from the exons ATGGCGGAAGTTCTGGTGAGCGCATCCACAGGGGCAATGGGTTCCCTCCTGAGGAAGCTGGGAGCTATGTTGACAGATGAATACAAGCTTCTCAAAAATGTCCGTGGGGACATCAAGTTCCTCAAGGACGAGCTGGAGGTCATGTGTGCGTTCCTCCTCAAGATGTCAGATGTGGAGGAGCCCGACGAACCAACAAAgctgcgcgtgacggcggtgcggGAGATGTCCTACAAGATCGAGGACAACATCGACAAGTTCATGGTCCTCGTGGAGCACGAGTCCTCCGGTTCCGAGGCTCATGGCCTCACCAAGCTCATGGACAAATGCAAGAACTTGCTGCCGGACATCAAGACCCGCCGCAAGATCGCCAAGGAGGTCAAAGACATCAAGAAAGAAATCAAGGATGTCAGCGACAGATTCTTAAG GTACAAGATCGACGAGTCCTCCACCTCTGTGCCTGCAAAAGAGAAGGTGGATCCTCGACTTCGTGCAGTCTACAAAGATGTTACGGAGCTTGTCGGAATTGATGGACCAAAAGATGAACTTGTCAAGTGGCTGAGTGAGAAAGAGGGCCAATCACTTCAATTTGTCTCTATCGTTGGATATGGAGGGTTGGGCAAGACCACACTCGCCAACCAGATCCGGGTCAATCTTGAAGCGACCTTTGACTGTGGGGCTTTTGTCTCGATTTCACGCAAGCCTGACATGAAGGCGATACTAAGATCTATATTATCACAAATCACCAAGAAAGACGATGCTTACTCTAATTTAGATGATGCACGACTCATCATGGACAAGATTCGAGAATTACTCCAAGACACAAG GTACTTTATCATAATTGATGATATATGGGAGTTAGGAACATGGGAAACTTTGAAATGTGCATTTGTCAAGAATACATTGGGCAGCAGAATAATTATCACAACACGTATAGTTGATGTTGCCAAATCTTGTTCTCCTTCTAGTGAAGATCTTGTCTATGAGATGAAACCACTCTGTGAGGCTGACTCAAAGAAATTGTTTTTCAAGAGGATATTTGGTTGTGAAGAAAGCTGTCCTGATATCTTGAAAGAAGCTGCcaatgaaattttgaagaaatgtcGTGGTCTACCTCTGGCCATCAATGCCATTTCTAGCTTGTTGGCCACAACAAGGGAAACAAAAGAAGAGTGGGATCGGGTGCGACATTCAATACGCTCTTCAAAGGCCAAAAGTGATATAATAGAGACCATGAATTACATATTATCTCTTAGTTATTTTGATCTTCCCCACCACCTAAGAAGCTGCTTATTGTACTTGGCTCTGTTTCCTGAagacgaaataattgaaaggcgaCGGTTGGTACGCAGATGGATTTCTGAAGGCTTTATCCATGGAGAAAGTGGACAAGATCTCATGGAATTAGGAGAGGAATATTTTCACCAGCTTGTGAACCGAAGTCTAATACAGCCCGACAACATAGGGTATGACGGCAAGGCAAGGTATTGCCGAGTCCATGACACCATCCTTGATTTCCTAATTGAGAAATCCTCCGAAGAGAACATGTGTACTGTCCTAAAGAAACAATGCAAGCCTAATGGCGTAGTTCGTCGCCTCTCTCTAAAGGGAAATGAGGATGAAGAAATCGTGGAGCAATTGGATTTGTCACACGCGCGGTCAATCAGTGCTTTTGGGGATATCAAGCTATTGCCTTCGCTTGGGAGGTCAAAATGCTTGCGCGTGCTAGACTTGCAAAGCTGTGATCAGTTGAAAAATCGTCATATCAAGGGTATTGAAAGACTCTATCAGCTGAGATACTTGGATATCTCTGGTACAGGAATCACGGAGCTACCCAGGCAAATTGGGGAGCTATTGTATCTAGAGACGCTAGTTACATCCTATGCATTACGTGAGCTTCCTGAAAGCACAACTCGGCTACAACGACTGGCACGTTTGTTTGTTCGCCCCGGTTGTAAACTTCCAGATGGGTTGGGAAACTTGATAAACTTGCAAGAGCTTGGTTGCGTTGATGCCTTGCAGTCGAAGCATGTGGAAGAGCTCGGCAAACTAACAAACCTGAAAAAGCTGAGTATTAAATTGAACACTGATGAGATAGAAGGCGACAAATTAGAACAGTCCAAGGAAAAGCTGGTGTCCTCTCTCTGTAAACTGGACGAATGTGGCCTCCATTCCCTGCGTATTGATTATGTACTGCGAGAAAAGGATAGACAAGAGCCGTTCCTCCCTGCTTTGGGTTGTATCCAGGAGGTTTGTGTATATGGAAAAGATATGAGCCGGATTACCAGATGGATCGCGTCACTTCCCAACCTACATGTGTTATATTTCAACCATCCGAAGATAGAGCAGCAGGATATTGAGATGATTGGATTGATACCCAATCTGATGGAATTGTCATTGTCTTTCAGAGAGGACACTGGGCGGCTCATCATTAGGCGCGAAGGATTTCAACAGTTGCAGAGATTTGAGGTTTACAATGCTCATATGGGAGTTTTAATGTTTGAACCGGGGGCTATGCAGAGGCTCaaggagtttaaactttatggctTCAAACAGCTCAAATCTGCTGCGGTCGATTTCGACTTTGGCATCCAGCGCCTCTCCAGCCTTGCTCGCCTCATTGTCGGCATAGACTGCACTGGCTGCACGGAGGCAGAAGTAAAGGCTGCGGATGATGCTTTCAAGAGAATGGCCGAGGCGAACCCCAACCGTCCAATACTGGAGATGACAAGACTTGGTCCGCAGCATATGTTACTACTAACAAGTTTGTACTTTTGTCTTGGCGAGCAGTAG